Within the Enterobacter asburiae genome, the region TTTTACCACGGCAGCCGGAGTCCGTATCCGTTCTCCACTAACTGGCTGGATTGTTTCAGTAACCCGGAGCAGGCTGGAAAGGTGTACACGAACGGCTTCCCGCTGGTTGATGTCACCGTCATCGATGATGATGAGATAATGAACCACCGACGGATGGCCGCACTGACCCTGCTGATGAAACATATCCGCCAGCGGGACATGATGGAACTACTGGACAGGCTGCCCCGGGTGATGGTGGAATGGATTTCCCCCGAACAGGTGCGCGTTCTGATAAACTATATGGTAAATGCAGGCGAAGCGCCTGCACCTGAATTTATGCGGGCGCTGGCAGAGCGTCTGCCGCAACACGAGGATGAACTGATGACCATCGCACAACAGCTTGAACAGATAGGCGTTGAAAAGGGCATCAAGCTTGGTGAACAACGCGGCATCGAGAAAGGCCGCCATGAAGGCAAACTCGAGGGCAAACTCGAGGGAAAACTGGAAGTTGCGCACACCATGCTGCAGAACGGCATTGACCGTAATACCGTCATGAAAATGACCGGTCTGACTGAAGACGACCTGGCGCAAATCCGCCACTAATAACCCTCTCCCGGCACTCCCTGTCTGACCATCAGCGTAAACTGGTGGGGCAGGGAGGCCCCATTCTCTGGCTCAGCCTGCCAGTCACAGCGGTTAAACAGCTTTACCACACCTGTCACGTTCCCCGTAAGACGCGCTGTCAGCGGATTTATCTGCCGCCCATCGTCGTCAAATGCCGCGTCGAGGTTAGTCCGCGAGAGATAACGCCACCATCCTGTCTGGCCAGCGCAAGCGCCACCAGTGCGCACCATGCCAGATGGCCCGATTTTTCTGTCAGCGTCATGTCTTCTCCAACGAATCAAAAAACTGAAGTAATTCATCCAGCATAATCAGCACACGACGGCCAGTCTTACGGGGCGCTTCATCCCGAGTGTCTGGATTGTCATCACTGGCCACCGGTCTGTTTGTTGCCTGAAAGCGCCGCCATCAGTGACTGGTTCTGACGCTTCAGGGCTTCAGCCTCACCACGCAGTGCCGCGACAGTTTCTTTCTCTCCCATCGTCTCCAGACGGGCATCATCACGCTGGTTTTCCAGTTGTGTGCAGCGATCAGTCAGACTGGCTATTTCACTGCTCATTCGCACCAGTTGCTCCGAGGAGGCTTTTTCCTACGATTCCAGCCTTACGGTGGGGGCACAGTGATTTCACAGGAAGCAGGGGCTACGGGAAGACCGGATGATTTTCGGGAGTTCTGCCGGTAAAGGCGTTTATCCAGGTTTTTTGCGTTGATTCGTGGCGGCAAAGGCCAGGACAGACCGGCCTTCCTGAAGCGAACAGCAACAATCGCACCATCCGCCTGCCCCGCGATCCGGATTGTCAGCGGTATATAAAGGAATAAAAGATGCCTCTGATCACGCGGCTTATGTTGCAAAACTTTAAAAAATTTCCGAAACTGGACCTACGCTTCACTAATAACCGTAACATTCTGGTTGGGAAAAATGATTCCGGTTCAGCACATTCTCCGGGGTTCTGTCGCATTAAGGGCAGCGGGTTGATATGCACCTCTCTTTAATCGTTCTTGAATGACTCAGAGGCGTCTGTTAAATCTGTGGCGATTCACGGATCGTATAGGTCCTCATTTGGAAAGCGACATCAATAGTACTGCAAGAAAACAAAGTTTTAGGAAAAAACCTAAGAAGCCAAACTAATTCTTCTCCGTGTTCATTTGATAAAATTGCTCCTT harbors:
- a CDS encoding Rpn family recombination-promoting nuclease/putative transposase encodes the protein MKKKPGTPTPHDATFRQFLANPDVARDFMQLHLPAELQALCDLSTLKLEPGTFVENDLRQYASDILWSMKTTTGDDGYIHLLLEHQSSADKNMAFRQLRYAVAAMQRHLEAGHKKLPLVIPVLFYHGSRSPYPFSTNWLDCFSNPEQAGKVYTNGFPLVDVTVIDDDEIMNHRRMAALTLLMKHIRQRDMMELLDRLPRVMVEWISPEQVRVLINYMVNAGEAPAPEFMRALAERLPQHEDELMTIAQQLEQIGVEKGIKLGEQRGIEKGRHEGKLEGKLEGKLEVAHTMLQNGIDRNTVMKMTGLTEDDLAQIRH